One part of the Phragmites australis chromosome 3, lpPhrAust1.1, whole genome shotgun sequence genome encodes these proteins:
- the LOC133913297 gene encoding uncharacterized protein LOC133913297 has product MSPIKPGHAPARDAVFWSEKMNEYLIDSLLHQQAIGNRGESKFLSVAYDNIIDGVGDRFGVAIDRNNIKNRLKYIKDSFHECKNLLGEDSRIKWNAESKRFHADPHVWRELVERKPEAKKWMTKTIDHHDRLMELFGKDKEKRPAAENSRSAPNKKARKKPPKERLQRTAPNGLEYNVAENSNHMVNESEVPDEAVSGELDLSELCRTEAGIVAIPVHANAFGKGLPYAPENWPCPGDQWYWKVGYRAAVGGHWADRYLMPPSRFRDATGKKTAFASRLRVEEFIKGEFPDVDPSTFFSMFIWRIPAKGHRIQKGTQQVRLPEPEPVVADPAGPCKARNTLCNLEREGFIESSPAQACDICCKEPGFCRECCCILCHRTIDYSFGGYSYIKCEADVEENYICGHVAHLDCALRCYMAGTVGGSIGLDVQYYCRRCDNKTNLMMHVEKLMETCKSLESTDEIEPILNTGLCILRGSRQTRAKSLENYMGSAMAKLKCGVEIVEVWKMEDDEGRATLSAGENSSPTSGVTVLGAQQIPEEGTLPGHPDIIDPLLDDLQMAVENLPVYITGDHNVMSAKFEDEIDLALQELKKSQEAEYRLAEQKLYSQKDYILSLYRQLESERAELADPSPLSDTSNYSVILSNVLNHVDQVKREEVKFKAMLKVSGGFGKTPKSVTQGFFGLPADK; this is encoded by the exons ATGTCCCCCATTAAGCCCGGCCATGCTCCGGCCCGGGACGCGGTGTTCTGGTCTGAGAAGATGAATGAGTACCTCATCGACTCGCTGCTCCACCAGCAGGCCATCGGGAACAGGGGTGAGAGCAAGTTCCTCTCGGTGGCATATGATAACATCATCGACGGGGTTGGTGACAGGTTTGGGGTGGCGATCGACCGTAACAACATCAAGAACCGCCTCAAGTATATCAAGGACTCTTTCCATGAGTGCAAAAACCTCTTGGGCGAAGATAGTAGAATTAAGTGGAATGCAGAGAGCAAGAGGTTCCATGCCGACCCGCACGTTTGGAGAGAGTTAGTTGAG AGAAAACCAGAAGCGAAAAAATGGATGACGAAGACCATTGACCATCATGATAGGTTAATGGAGCTATTTGGTAAGGATAAGGAGAAACGTCCAGCTGCCGAGAATTCAAGAAGTGCTCCAAACAAAAAGGCGCGTAAAAAACCGCCAAAGGAGAGGCTTCAACGTACTGCACCAAATGGTTTGGAATATAACGTTGCCGAAAATTCAAATCATATGGTGAATGAAAGTGAG GTCCCTGATGAGGCGGTATCTGGGGAACTTGATTTATCAGAATTGTGCAGAACTGAGGCTGGCATTGTTGCCATACCTGTTCATGCCAATGCATTTGGTAAAGGTCTGCCCTATGCTCCTGAAAATTGGCCATGTCCTGGAGATCAATGGTACTGGAAAGTGGGATACAGGGCTGCTGTAGGGGGCCACTGGGCTGACAG GTATCTTATGCCGCCCTCACGTTTTCGTGATGCTACTGGTAAAAAGACAGCATTTGCAAGTAGATTACGAGTTGAAGAATTTATTAAGGGAGAGTTCCCAGATGTTGATCCTAGCACATTCTTTTCTATGTTTATCTGGAGGATCCCTGCTAAAGGACACAGGATACAAAAAG GTACCCAACAAGTGAGGCTTCCTGAACCTGAACCTGTGGTGGCTGATCCAGCTGGCCCATGTAAGGCTAGGAATACCTTGTGCAACCTTGAGAGAGAAGGCTTTATTGAATCATCACCAGCACAGGCTTGTGATATCTGCTGCAAAGAGCCTGGTTTCTGTCGTGAGTGCTGCTGCATCTTATGTCACAGGACTATTGACTATTCTTTTGGAGGTTACAGCTACATAAAATGTGAGGCGGATGTGGAAGAGAACTACATCTGTGGTCATGTTGCACACCTTGATTGTGCTCTTCGATGTTACATGGCTGGAACTGTTGGAGGAAGTATTGGCTTGGATGTGCAATATTACTGCAGGCGCTGTGATAACAAAACTAACTTGATGATGCATGTGGAAAAGCTCATGGAAACATGTAAATCTCTCGAATCAACGGATGAAATCGAACCTATCCTGAATACGGGCTTATGCATCTTGCGTGGCTCAAGACAAACAAGAGCAAAAAGCTTGGAGAACTATATGGGATCAGCAATGGCGAAG CTGAAATGTGGTGTTGAGATTGTTGAGGTTTGGAAAATGGAAGATGATGAGGGCAGGGCAACACTCAGTGCAG GAGAGAATTCCTCACCTACCAGTGGTGTGACTGTGCTTGGGGCTCAGCAAATTCCAGAAGAGGGTACACTGCCGGGGCATCCTGATATAATAGATCCACTGCTTGATGATTTACAAATGGCTGTTGAAAATCTTCCAGTGTACATTACTGGTGATCACAATGTCATGTCTGCCAAGTTTGAGGATGAGATAGATCTTGCCCTTCAAGAACTAAAGAAATCTCAGGAAGCAGAATATAGGCTGGCAGAGCAGAAGCTTTATTCCCAGAAAGATTACATCCTCAGCCTATATAGGCAGCTTGAATCTGAAAGAGCTGAGCTTGCAGATCCCAGCCCCTTATCTGATACTTCAAATTACAGTGTGATTCTCTCCAATGTTCTAAACCACGTGGACCAAGTAAAGCGCGAGGAGGTAAAGTTTAAGGCCATGCTGAAAGTCAGTGGTGGATTTGGGAAAACACCGAAAAGCGTCACCCAGGGTTTCTTTGGGTTACCTGCTGATAAGTAG
- the LOC133911243 gene encoding uncharacterized protein LOC133911243, which translates to MDERREMDPAARRAPTTSGTPTATRGSSTVSSCSSNSNPTSASTGTPPPTIVPWAGGAGDSHYYPGCRKDANCACEMCLASINATRDLILAPEAASARRFFAGAAARDRRRALFCRDRDAATPGSAVTEPWTPPMRSTAKSRRHGRAAEAAARGSRGKRGGSHDWALYAATVLGFLILLWVDTGLVPEAAARGFGPRLSPEAVARVGAEARLAPGGLDNKLRVLERTVGQLVGDERVANCSLHDSVWRLHQDDQHVFHWRRAMYKSAAEEVSVWGSPLRSSGLLPATLSTRHLTLIAGKITEWSDGRVWPTVRTSNSSSWGYRRHSAAAVRLEPETWVLEYQRSALFEGTRLIPAAAELLVSRCSTMARRARRWLASRRFGCGAQANPT; encoded by the exons ATGGACGAGCGGAGGGAGATGGATCCGGCGGCAAGGAGGGCGCCCACCACCAGCGGCACACCCACCGCGACGCGCGGCTCCAGCACggtctcctcctgctcctccaaCTCCAACCCCACCTCTGCCTCCACGGGGACGCCGCCGCCCACCATAGTGCCGTGGGCGGGGGGTGCGGGGGACAGCCACTACTACCCGGGGTGTCGCAAGGACGCCAACTGCGCCTGCGAGATGTGCCTCGCCAGCATCAACGCCACGCGGGACCTCATCCTCGCGCCCGAGGCGGCCTCCGCGCGCAGGTTCTTCGCTGGCGCCGCCGCCAGGGACCGGAGGCGCGCGCTCTTCTGCCGCGACCGCGACGCGGCGACGCCAGGGTCCGCCGTGACCGAGCCGTGGACGCCGCCGATGCGGTCCACGGCCAAGTCCAGGCGGCACGGGCGGGCAGCGGAGGCGGCAGCCCGTGGGAGCCGCGGAAAGAGAGGCGGGTCGCACGACTGGGCGCTCTACGCGGCGACGGTTCTTgggttcttgattcttctgtgGGTGGACACGGGGCTCGTTCCGGAGGCCGCGGCGAGGGGGTTCGGGCCGAGGCTGTCGCCGGAGGCCGTGGCACGGGTGGGGGCCGAAGCGCGCCTAGCGCCTGGAGGCCTGGACAATAAACTGCGCGTCCTGGAGCGGACGGTCGGGCAGCTCGTCGGCGACGAGAGGGTCGCCAACTGCAGCTTGCATGACTCCGTCTGGCGGCTCCACCAG GATGATCAGCATGTGTTCCACTGGCGCCGAGCGATGTACAAGTCGGCTGCGGAGGAGGTCAGCGTCTGGGGGAGCCCTCTCCGCAGCTCCGGACTCCTCCCGGCCACGCTCTCGACGCGGCACCTCACCCTCATCGCCGGCAAGATCACCGAG TGGTCCGACGGGAGGGTGTGGCCGACGGTGAGGACGAGCAACAGCAGCTCCTGGGGCTACCGGAGGCACAGCGCGGCAGCGGTTCGGCTGGAGCCGGAGACGTGGGTGCTGGAGTACCAGAGGAGCGCGCTGTTCGAGGGCACACGGCTGATACCGGCTGCCGCGGAGCTGCTCGTGTCCAGGTGCTCGACGATGGCAcggcgggcgcggcggtggcTGGCAAGCCGGCGGTTTGGTTGTGGCGCACAGGCGAACCCAACCTGA